CTTGAGGATGTTCATCCGGAGAAAGAGATGAACTGGAGGAGCGACTGGGGGGCACCATGGGCCCTCGCCCTGTGGAAAAATCCACCAGGGGTCTCTGATTTGCTCCAGGCCGCGAGTTCGCCCCCAGGTGGATGTCTACCGGCCGGGAACAGGGAATCGCTTCGTAAGGCTCCTGCTTTATAGGAATCCTTGGCATCGAAGAAATGTCCTTATCAGTGCTAACCCCTTGGTTAAAGTCTGTCACGTCCATGGTGGTTTTTACCACAAACTTGCCGTGAAGGCTCGTCGGCTGAAGATACGCGGGGTCCAGTTCCGCCCTCATCAGTTCGGCCACAAATCCTCCGGAAGGGGAAACGTCGCTGATGTCTGGGATGTTGTACAGCATGTTGGTATCTTGGCCCTGAGGAGAGGGCATCTGATAGGTGTAGGAGGACATAGGGGAAGGTGGATGAGTTCTGGAGGTGCTGGCCATGGAGGCCtcctgctgctgctgctgctgctgctgttgttgttgttgttgttgttgctgcaGCATACTGTTTGACAGAATGAAGTCATAGTCCAACAAATCCAACTCCTCCGGTTCCATCTTAGCCATGATTCTGGAGACGTCCTGGTCAGTCCCGGTCCCACCAGTAAGCATGCAGGTGCGTTTCAATTGAGACATCTCCTCATTCCATCTCTTATCCCAAACGCACATATAAAATACACAGAGAAAGACAGTGGCACGAGGTTAGTTTAAAACACATGAAAGACGTTTAAGAACACAAGATTTATGCGCACTAAATAAATTACTGTAGTTGTCAAGAAACAAACATGTAAGAGTGAATGTGCTTTCACTGAGCTAAACggacttacattttactttctTTCAATCACGGCTTCTGAGGatatattcatggtgagaataAAGTCTAATTATATAAAGTAAGACtagaatttttttcaaaattaatttCATCTAAAAACTGTAGATCTATTTGGATTAACTtgattaaaaacttttttgaaagattgtaaaagaataaaaaaagtttagtaAAACAATCTAGTAGAATATGTTTAATGGGCAGTGAATTCTGACAAGATGGACGTTTTAGAGGATTTCTCCTGCTGAGAGTATAAATTAATATGtcatttgtgaatgtcctgttcTGCGTTTTGTATAGATGACATGATCCCAACGATTCTCAAaacagaaattatgttttttccaGAATTAGGATTAATTTCATTGAACTTATTATTTAGACATATGTAGTTTGCTTCTTAATAGTATTTATCTGAATTACATTTAGAAGTTCTACGCCAAATATCGTTTGTGAATTTCCACATATGAAAGAGATTTCACTTTTAAGTGAAACATGTTGTTTGATGTCAGTGTATGGTCAGTAATGCTAAAGTGTttaatatatatagagagataTATAACAGTACAGATGTCCCACGCCCTACAGCATAAACGACGATGACACAATCTCACCAGCGGCGGAATTCGCTACTGCAGCCGCGCGAATGTTCGCATTAGCGGCGAATCGCATCGCATCGCTGGTCATCACCTGTTTGATACTCACTAAACTGGCAGTTCCAGGTCCCATCGTGGTCTTGTGCTTGACATCAGTGCCGCTCGCAAAAGTGGATATAGAGGGCAAAAGCGTTCCGCTCAGTGCCATGTTATCCAACTCACTCGGTGGCTGCCTGCAATCAAAAACAAATCATCCCGGTCACGCCGGTGTGGGCAAACTCCTAAACATGACACATCAAACTCAAGAGGAAGAGTGATGATGACCCCCTTCAAGTGCACAACGCACCTCATCAGTGGAAAACACCACTCAATCGCGTCCACTTCACAGCAATGAAATCCTCAGGGAAAAGTCTTTATTATAGTCTTTAATACAGCGAGTCAAACGCGCATCCGTACCACGCTGACAGAAGCGATCGTTGAACGCGCCATGCTTCATGAACCGGGTCGGTATCGGTGCGGTGACACGCGGGGATTCCCTATCTGTCTCTCACCGACTCTGTTGCCATTCGGGACCTGCGAGCTCTCCGGTGTCTGTGCGGGAATGATTCGTCAGATGCACGCAGGGCTTTCCTCGCCTAGTTCTTAAATCCCGGACACGCCTCTCCTGTCGCGCGGCAACCACAAAAAAACACTGCGTGACGTCATAGATGAGGAAAAAGAAACTGGCAGCGGGCCGATATTTTGTATCCACACAAACATGTGCGTGTTAGCAACCGATCCGAACAGACCCGAGTAAGAAAATCACTGGTGAATAATGACGAGttgtttttcttcttctttaacAAAACCAAAGTAGTTGTGATGGTCCAGCGTGAAACTTGTTTGAATGTTGAGTAGTAGCTGCAGAAATTTATGTtggttgtttgtttatttgtgtgcGTGCCCGAGCGCGCGCGCACCTGTTACTGTCGTGCGAGCGCAAGGAGTTTGAACACGGTGTTCACACGCGGTTATTGAGGTGTGTCTCTAATTAGCACTAATAATTTTTATATGATCATGTGCAGGACAATAGCAGTCAGAACTGTGTAGGATTTCTTTTGATGGAGGCCTTacctttattcattcattcattcgtcCTGTCAGTGTTATGTGATGAGTGGGCTTTTCACATCAATCTGTTACCAAACATAAACATCCAGTGATCATTAAAACCCCTCAGAGTTGATTTCTCGTCAGTTATTAGAGGAGTTGTGCTGTGTGTCAGTATGGTGTAaatgatgttttcttttcacATAAATCTATCATTATAGAGCAGGGGCGGAAGTAAACTTTTTcagaaaaatgtcattttaaaaacttgGATATATATTTGCTGTtgtcaataactcacaattatggTTTATCAATACCAGCTGTAATTTTGATCATATGTAAAaggacttcagtataatttcactttgaacagaAGTAGcacattgttacttttgaccctgacagttgggacgaaagtaacacaacagaacaacATAGATTTTTGTATTACGCTTGGTTTTGGTAAATATACATCACTATGACCtcaatatgtaactgcaaacagattttgtcatttatctttgcaaaaaaatgtcatttttatttaaaatgtcagttttatcaaatgtttcaaaagcaacttGACAGTACAAACAAAAATgttcagaataaaaaaattaacagtaTAAACgatatgaaaattaaataaaatcaaattaGCATAATATAAATTCttaacataatgcaacagtattagcagcgggatgAAAGTAACAGTCTTGTTGaaggaactcctgacatttaaacctgatttacttttattttgaaaaacttcaggatgtgttagggCACTAAATAatctgtagattgatcagtaacatgaaaccagaaacacgaggcgttataagaaaaaaatatgcttTAGCAATGTTggaaaacagctttctggacctaTAGGCTCGAAACGGTGACGAAATAAcacgatatttgtcagctctgttaAGCCTAATAAATGATGATGCTGTAATGCAGATGAATTCAGGGCTCTGAGAAAACCACTTTGTTACTTTCATCCTGTGTTACCTTTCGCCCCGGTTCTCCCTTATTTCACTGTTTGATGCCACAGTGGGCAAAAATCTTTGTTGTATGAAGTTTGTGTGGATATTTGCCAAAAATATCTATTTCCATGAATGTAATAGCAGTGTCACGGTTTAAATGCGTTTCTGTCATTATCACGTTAACTTCTGTGGTTTTCACGGTTGATAAATGTTTcacaggtatgcattaattttcaataaacgCATACCTGcactgtcaaatgtcttaaaataaccaccagagcaatgtctgtaactgtggtataagaggaataattgacttccggtctttatttgaaaataatgcacacccgcagtGTAACTCACTACACTTCACGTCGCATTACCACCTTTGGTGctcattattttcgaataatccAACAGcccatcatcaattattccttacgttcACTACAGGAATGTTACCAGTGCAAAGTAGAACTTTTCCATagtttttcaaacatttaattttaaacgGCTGCTTAAAACAGCATGGGTTTATATTCTATAATGAGGCATACGGATAGTGTTGTGTTGGTGTTTGCTGACAGATGGGTCTTTACATAGACTCGTTCTCTGCACTGTCTACAGTCGTCTTTGTATGAAGAGCAAACACAAGCTCTTAGACCATCCTGTTACATCAGGATCTTGTTCATATTGCTTTGTCAACAGCACGGCCTGTCATTTAGCCGCAGAatacactgtgtgtgtgtgtgtgtgtgtgtgtcacactTTCTCAAATAGTGCCACTGGTGCTTTGATGATTAAAGTAGCTGAGAACATAAATAGCTTGTGTATTACTGTTCTATTACCATTAAGAATCTTTAGCT
This sequence is a window from Misgurnus anguillicaudatus chromosome 9, ASM2758022v2, whole genome shotgun sequence. Protein-coding genes within it:
- the klf4 gene encoding Krueppel-like factor 4 isoform X2, encoding MRQPPSELDNMALSGTLLPSISTFASGTDVKHKTTMGPGTASLRWNEEMSQLKRTCMLTGGTGTDQDVSRIMAKMEPEELDLLDYDFILSNSMLQQQQQQQQQQQQQQQQEASMASTSRTHPPSPMSSYTYQMPSPQGQDTNMLYNIPDISDVSPSGGFVAELMRAELDPAYLQPTSLHGKFVVKTTMDVTDFNQGVSTDKDISSMPRIPIKQEPYEAIPCSRPVDIHLGANSRPGANQRPLVDFSTGRGPMVPPSRSSSSSLSPDEHPQAQVLGPPPLPGAQRFPGYSGFPQAPTQSLQYQELISPAECLPEESKPKRGRRSWPRKRIATHMCDYAGCGKTYTKSSHLKAHHRTHTGEKPYHCDWEGCGWKFARSDELTRHYRKHTGHRPFQCQKCDRAFSRSDHLALHMKRHL
- the klf4 gene encoding Krueppel-like factor 4 isoform X1 produces the protein MRQPPSELDNMALSGTLLPSISTFASGTDVKHKTTMGPGTASLVSIKQRWNEEMSQLKRTCMLTGGTGTDQDVSRIMAKMEPEELDLLDYDFILSNSMLQQQQQQQQQQQQQQQQEASMASTSRTHPPSPMSSYTYQMPSPQGQDTNMLYNIPDISDVSPSGGFVAELMRAELDPAYLQPTSLHGKFVVKTTMDVTDFNQGVSTDKDISSMPRIPIKQEPYEAIPCSRPVDIHLGANSRPGANQRPLVDFSTGRGPMVPPSRSSSSSLSPDEHPQAQVLGPPPLPGAQRFPGYSGFPQAPTQSLQYQELISPAECLPEESKPKRGRRSWPRKRIATHMCDYAGCGKTYTKSSHLKAHHRTHTGEKPYHCDWEGCGWKFARSDELTRHYRKHTGHRPFQCQKCDRAFSRSDHLALHMKRHL